GCTGTGGGCGTCTTGGGGCATCGCTCGAAGAGGGCAGAGGGCGGATTATCTGGGCACAGGCCGTAGCGCTGTACGTCCTGGGGTGAGAGGGCTGACATTTGCTGAACTCGGCCTTCGGGAAGGACACCAGATCctacctgtagggtgaccagacgttctgattttatagggacagtcccaattttggggtctttttcttatataggctcctattacctcccacccccgtcccaatttttcacacttgctgtccagTCACCCTACCCGCCGGGCACCCTTAACTTTGCGCTACTAGACTTCCCTACAGTGAGAACAAAGGGAGGTgcatagcgggggggggggggcggggtgaccCCGCCAGCCAATCCGAAAGCAGCTCACCCTGATTGTAGTAATGACAGATACTTACCTGTCCCTTACCCCAGGGCTACCTTCTGATTGGCTTAGAAAATCCCCCGTTTCAGCCAATCGCGAAAGTGCCGTGGTTTTGTGGCCAAACCGGGCCCACCAGGGCTCAGTCCCGGCCTCGCACCTGGGGAGCCAGCTGTCAATCTGAGCTGCTCCGCGGCAGGGCCCGATCTGCCTCCCACGCCCTGCGCCTTGCAAGACCGACCCGGGGCCCGACCATTTGTAACTCGAGTGACTAACAGCAACGCTGACACTGACCCATGGCCTGGGCCCTGGCGTCTTCCAGTCGGGGCCGCGATAAGCCACCTCGCTCTGTGCTGGCGCCGCCTCAGATCGCCCACTGCAAATACTCCTGGCCCGCGAGATGAGGCTGAAAATAACCACAGGCTGTCGTTGCTTCACTGGCAGTGGCTAGCATCACTGCAACGCTTCACTGCAAAGCATCACTGGCAGTGGCTAGCATCACTGCAACGCTTCAAAGCATCACTGGCAGTGGCTAGCATCACTGCAACGCTTCACTGCAAAGCTTCACTGGCAGGGGCTAGCTTGGGAAATGCCCACTTTGTAATATGCTGCGTGCAGCTAATGAATTGTGCATTTGGCGCTTACACGTGGGTGCTCACACGTGCTCATGTAACTCCTCTACGCCAGTCCTGAGACACCAGGTGTGCTTGGCCGTGTGAGGTGCATTGCTGGGGCCTGGCCCATGCCCCACGCTGGCGTTGGCCTGGGGCAGGGTTCGAGCCCAGCACTCTGGCGCTTAGCAGAGGCAGTTGGGGAGCCCGCAGCGTGTTCTGATGCCCTTGACTTTCCCCTGCCAGCTGCCGATGGTGAAGGATGATGCTCCTGCTGCCCAACAGCACAGACGGGGCCCGGGTGAGCGACGCCGAGCCGCTGGAGTGGGAGGAGCGGTCGCCCTGCATGGAGGGGATCATCCCTGTCATTTACTACAGCgtcctgctgggcctggggctgccaggtaaggctgggacaggggaaggAGGGTTCCCTTGCCCCACCGGGCTGGGTGCTGCTCCGGGGCCAGGGATTCGGGGCTGCCCAAGACACAGCCACCACCTCACCCCCGGGGGGAAGGACGTGATTGGCTGTGGTGCGTTTCGCCGGGAGGCTGCGTAACCCAGGGGATTCACAGAAAGGCCGGGCGAAGAGGGTACCTCCGCCCTGCTGACGGCACCAGAGTTACGCTGGGGGCCTTCCCTGGAGCTAGCGGGGGCTGCATCCTGAGTGGCTTGGGCCCCCTGATCTCAGTGGGGGGTTGTGCGTCTGGatcgggctggggcagagacaaGCGATGGGCCGGGGCAGTACAGGGGTCTGGGCAGCCCGAGCGAGGGATGCCCACAAACTGGagcatgggaggggaggagggtgctgcGACTGAGGGTGTGAGGCTGTCTGggctccccagggctccctggcaCCCAGGCCGGTGGGTTGGCATTGAGAATTGTGCCCCCTTTGCGGGGTAGCCAGGGAGGATGCTGGGTGTGGGCATCACATCCTGCCCTCGCTCAGAGGGGCTGAACTCCTGTGAGAGGCACAAGGCCACAGGCCTGTACCCGAGGGCACAGCTGTACCCGGGACGGAGAGCAGACACGGGCGCCATTTCCATCCCTGCGTTTGGCCTGTCCCGGCACCCTCCGGTGGCCAGTTGAGCCATGACTCCCCGCTGCACCCCAAAGGCTAGTTCTGCCGGAGTGGGGTGGGAAGTGGTTTTCCCAGCCTGGGAGAGTTCACCATTTGGGGGTTTTCCCCGCCCCAGAATGGGACGAGAGGTTGGAAGCTCGGACGTTTTTGCAAACCAAGATGTAGGGTCAGGGCAATCGAAACCTTCTGATCATTTGGcaatattttgtttccatttcaacctgtttcatttttttaacctgttttaaaGGATAAATTCACTCCAGTTTTCCAATACAAAAATGAaacttgctgtagaaaatgtTGGAGGGGAGCCTTGGGACACCTCAGAGTCTTTATAAAAACATTCACCTCCAGCGATggtgggacacacacacacacacacacacccctctgttgTGATGAATTGACATTTTgctaatgaaaaaaatgtttccttgGAAATCTCCTGCCCAGCTCCAGTGAGTGCGTCTAGGGCCTGGTGAGGGGAGTATTTCAGGGTAACATTGCGCCTCCTTCCGCAGGCCCATAGCCCCACCCAGGGTGTGCAGAGCCAGGAGAGGCGCAGGGCTGGTAGCTGAGGCTGCTCCTCTTTTGACTGTGCTGCCTCAGTGGTGAGCCGGGATCGCAAGGTCTGTGTGTGGTGATCACGTCCTCGGGCCACCTCAGGGTCACTCGCAGCCTTGTAGGTTTCTGTTAGCACCTGCTGGGTGAATTCAGAGCTCGCGGGGTGGAGGAGCTgatggggccaggcaggatgtCGGAAAGGCCCATGCTGCAAACTCCCCTCCGTCCTGcacccggagcgccctctgccagCACTGTCCCACTGTGCCAGGCCAATGCCAGTCACTGACGGCATCCACAGCTGCTCCCTGGGCTTCCCCAGCACACCCGCACGCGGGCGTGTGGAGCTGCAATGACCTGGGTCACAGGCACACGAGGACTGCAGGCATGGGCGTGCGCCAGCCcccggggaaggagggagccctgATGCTGTCAGGCAGGAGCCAGCTGTTCTGCTGACCATGGCCTGGCACTGGGGAGAGCAGCGAGCACACGCAGCGGGAGGCGGCTGGCATCTCCAGGGCAGGTTGGGAGGTTCTGGGTCAGGGTCAGTCTCTGGAACGTGCCTGTCACTGAGCCTCTGAGCAGAGACCAGCTTAACTGAGCCCCAGAGGGGTAGGCGCAGGCAGCTCTCACCCAGCTCCGAGGCAATATCCCCAGCTTGGGCTGACAGGAGGCCCCGAGAGCCCCCCAAAGTGCCTCCCCAGGGCCTGTTAACACAGGGCCACCCCAGGCAGATCTCGGGAAGAGAGGGATCCAGGCCCTAAATCTGTGGGGCTACATCCCAGCAAGCCGGTGGCTCCTCCCCGACCTGCCGGGCTGGGGCCTGGTGTGTGAATTTAGATGGACTATTCAGGCCCAAAGAGTCGGTGTTAACatgacccagtcactgtccagcaTTAAACAGTGCCAGTCTGGGGGCTGGTACCCGAGACCTGAGCCCGTTtagcaccatggcaaacacaccattcaaCGGCCTTCTCGCCTGGTAGTAACGGGACAGAAACCCAGTGAGAGCCTTTGGAATATAACGGGTTGAGTAAAGCTTTCAGGCTGACAGCagcccttgttccctttccctgtaGCTGGAGGGAGGTTTTACAAAGCCCCCCCTTGTCTGACCGTCTCTTGGATGGTGTTAAGACGGTGATAACCGTCTTTGGGGAAAGGGATGGCTTTAGTCgaggggggctggagctggcgcTGCTGTTAAAGTCCCATCCCGCTTCCTAGAggacaaaacaagacaaagacccacaaaaggggagagagaagaacagcgatgagagaaaatgcagcttcagtCTCTGCTGTTAACTCTCACTTGCATCCTCGCTGCTGGgaaaccccaggcccagcccacgATCTGATCAGCCACCCTGAGACCTGGCAAACGTGTACCAGCGACAGGCTGTTTAGGACCTTGCATTTCGctgcctttctggtcacaggctcgCAGCACTGTTGCAAAATACACTGTGgtggctggctaagccagacactcctcagacagaaggaaaaaggagagagaggttAAGGGAAGAGatcaggggggagggaggaacagacccctgggggagaaggggagacgCGGGATAACTCATGGAGCAGGAGTTATGGCCTGTGTGGACTAAGTCCGTCTGTGTGTCTCCCCTTTGCACCTTTGCACGGCAACGTTTGTTCTCCTAGGTTACGGTGACCTGAACTTTCACTCTCTGTGCACAGCTGAGCTTGCAATTACAGCAGGCTGCCAGGAGGGGGCACCGTGCAGGCGGCCCCCGAAGGTTGGCTAATTTCTGCCAGGCTTGCTTTGCCCACAGGGCCGTCAAACCTGGGTGAGCAGAGGCCCAGTTGCCGCGGCTTTCAGGGACAGATGGCATCTGCATCTCTCAGGCTGACCCAGCAACTGCGCCCTGCGCGGGGTATTTatagctgcccagcccagcctccgTCCCCAGGTGCAGCTTCCCCCCGGCCTATTCCCAGCACCTGGCACTTTGATTTCAGCCCAGGACGCCCCCCATAGCAGTGCAGGGGCTGGCAGTCTCCCCGGCCCCCGCCGCAAATGTCGAGATTGAGAGGGGAGGATGCTGGTCCCTCTCTCCAGCTCAGCGCCGGGTTGCCTTGCAAGCAGTAACTTCACAGGTGGCATCTCCCTGCAGATTCTGAGACGGGGTGGCAGATGCTCAGGTTACCCCAGATGCTGCCTGGAGCCATGCTTTGCTCTAGGAGCACGCGCATCCCCAGATCCGGCCGATCTCAGACCTTCCCTCTGGGCTGGGCAAACGCCTTCAACTTCTCGCTGTGATTTGTCCCTGTTCCAGTTAACATCCTGACGGCCGTCGCCCTGTCCCGCCTGGCTGCCAGGACAAAGAAATCGTCCTACTGGTACCTGCTGGCTCTGACCGCCTCCGACATCCTCACCCAGGTCATCGTCGTCTTCATGGGCTTCATCCTGCAGATGGCCGTCCTGGCCCGCGAGGTGCCCCAGGCCTTCATCCACACCGTCAATGTGCTGCAGTTTGCAGCCAACCATGCCTCCATCTGGGTGACCGTGCTGCTGACGGCCGACCGCTATGTGGCGCTGTGCCACCCGCTGCGCTACCGCATGCTCTCCTACCCCGAGCGCACCCGGAAGATCATCGCCGCCGTCTTCGGCACGGCGCTGGCCACCGGGATCCCCTTCTACTGGTGGCTGGACATCTGGCACGACTCCCAACCACCCACCACCGTGGACAAGGTCCTCAAGTGGGTTCACTGCTTCACCATGTACTTCATTCCCTGCAGCATCTTCCTGGCCACCAACTCCGTCATCATCTGTAAGCTCAAGAGGGGGAAGCGGGTGGACGGGCACCGCCGGCGCGTGGGCAAGACCATCGCCATGCTGATGACCGTCACTGctgtcttcactgtgctgt
The sequence above is a segment of the Mauremys mutica isolate MM-2020 ecotype Southern chromosome 12, ASM2049712v1, whole genome shotgun sequence genome. Coding sequences within it:
- the GPR142 gene encoding probable G-protein coupled receptor 142, whose product is MMLLLPNSTDGARVSDAEPLEWEERSPCMEGIIPVIYYSVLLGLGLPVNILTAVALSRLAARTKKSSYWYLLALTASDILTQVIVVFMGFILQMAVLAREVPQAFIHTVNVLQFAANHASIWVTVLLTADRYVALCHPLRYRMLSYPERTRKIIAAVFGTALATGIPFYWWLDIWHDSQPPTTVDKVLKWVHCFTMYFIPCSIFLATNSVIICKLKRGKRVDGHRRRVGKTIAMLMTVTAVFTVLWAPRTFVILFHLYMGSTNKDRRLHVALNLANMIAMLNTTVNNVFYCFVSKTFRRTAGEVIRSCCPFCTPTNGGFLHSALKPLGLLENVSL